Below is a window of Camelus ferus isolate YT-003-E chromosome 4, BCGSAC_Cfer_1.0, whole genome shotgun sequence DNA.
TtgtcccacaggtccctgaggctctggttgcttttcttgattcttttctctgtttctcagcctCAATAATTTCCATTGTCTTACCTTCAAgtttactgattctttcttctcacTGCTCATATATGCCTTTGAatccctctagtgaatttttcttttcacttattgTACTTCATAGCACTAGAATTTCTTttaggtttcttctcagtttttaaaatcttttctacagattattccattttgttcacactttttttttttttttactttccccacatcttcctttacttctctgagcATCTTTAAGACAGTTGCTTTAAAATCTGTCTAATATACTAGTCATTACGTTTTTTTTAGAAACagattgttaaattattttttcccctcacataggccatattttcttgtttgtgtatcttgtgatttttttaacttttgttggACACTGAGCATTTGAATCTAAAAATGTGGTAACTCTGAAAATCAGATTCTTCCCCTTTCCCAGggtttactgctttaaaaaatttttttattattattattttttatttgggctGGGGAagatattaggtttatttatttattttaatggaggtactggggattgaacataggacctcctgcctgctgaacaggtgctctacctctgagctatacctcctCTCCCCCTActgtttttgttactattttttattgttgtaggCTGTCTCTGTGCTGAGGATCAGCCTGAGGTATAAACTTAAGATCTTATTAGGTCTTTTCTGAGCCTTTCCTTGGTCAAGCCATCAGTTTCTAATTTTTCCCATACATGCAGTTGTTTTTCAAGTGTCCTAGTCTTTAAAGTCTGGCTCCTGAAAGGGGAAAAGCAGAAAATGGAGTGGCAGGAGGAAGGGTGCCAGACTTTTAAGTCTCTGGAAGTCAGTTCAGAGGGGGAAGGGCTTTTGTGTCACATCCAAGAgtcactgccaaatccaatgttaTGACGCTTaccccctgttttcttctaagggttttataaCTCTAGCTCTTATTTTTaggtcttttatccattttgagtaaatttttgtatatggagtaAAATAAggttctaacttcattcttttgtatgtgtgcATACAATTTTCCAGCATCTTTTGTTGAAAAGACGGTCCTTCCCTTATTTAATGGTCATGGTGCCACtgtcaaaaaataatttgaccaCATATGCAAGGGTTTATTACTGGGTTCTCTGTTACATTTTATTCTACATGTGTCTTTATGACAGTCCTATATTGTTTTCAGTACTCTAaatttgtagtaagttttgaaatagtCTCAagtattttaatacttttgttgctattttaagtggaactgttttaatttcatttttgtgctATTTATTGATAATGTatggaaatgcaactgatttttctatattgattttttaTCTTTCTACCTTTTCCAACTTGCTTACTAACTCtaatattgtgtgtgtgcattctttaggattttctatatgtaagatcatatcatctgtgaatagaaatagttttacttcttcctttccaatctgggtactttttattccattttgatgTCCTGGCCAGATGTTCCAGAGCaatgttgagtaggagtggtgagAATGGATATTGTGGTTTGTTCCTGATGTTATGGTGGAGATTTTCAATCTTTAAACAATTAaggatgatgttagctgtgggtttttggCAAACTGAGAAAATTCCCTTCTACTCCTAATCTGTTgaactttttttgtttaatcatgaaagggtgttagattttgtcaaatgcacctgcatctattgagatggtaataaggtttcttttctttcactctgtCAATAtaacattacatttattttcatatgttgaaccactcttGCCTTCCTGGAATAAGTCTCCATTGATCATGCTATACAATACTTTAACATGCTATTGGATTTGGTGTCCTAGTCTCCTGTTGTGGACTTTGTACACGTATAATCTGATAATAGAGGACACTGGTCTTCAGCTTTCCTTTCCAAGAATTTTTGTATCAGCCCAACACTGCCCTCCTGGAATAAGtctgctttctcctttttcttagaagagtttgagaaggattggtgttaattctttttaatgtttggtagaattaatGAAGTCTTCTGGTCCTCAGCTTTTCTTTGTcggaagactttaaaaaatagattattttccGGAGTTcaagttttaagttttaagttcacagcaaaattaagcacAAAGCCCAGAATAATTCCCATATACTCATGCAAggcctcccccactatcaacatctggcaccagagtggtacatttgttataatcaaTGATACATCATTTTTGCATAAAGCCCGTGGTTTgtattaggattcactcttggtcttgtacattctatgggttttgacaaatatataatgacatatatacATCTTTATTGTATCAtaaagaatagtttaaaaaattttgcatgtggatgttcaGTTGCTCCAGTACCATCCCTTATTCTGTCCCATTCATCTATTTGTCTAATCTTTTGCCAATACCccactatatttttaaaaatggtgctCTGTTGTTTGTtgcatgtatgtttataattgttatatattcttgaattgactcttttatcattaGATAATGTTCTTCGTCTCTTGTAACAATTTTTTGTCTTAGTTTGTTTCATATTAGTACTGtcactcctgttttcttttggcTGCTGTTTGCATGGGTTATCTTTCCCCATTATGTACATGCaattgatttttatctttgaatCAAAACCGAGTCACTCGTAAACGCATAGCTCAATGACTGCGTGAGAAATGAATGCAGTTTGATGAGTAAACATACCACAGGTCTGGGTCTTTACGGTATGCTTCCATTCATACAAAGTACAGAAGGAGGCACAAGTGACCTGCGCTGACAGATTGAGGGAGCTGTCCCAGGGAGGGAGTGGGTGCAGGGAGCACGAGGGCTTTAGGGGGCTTCTTGCCCTCATTTGCTTCCCATCTTGATGGTGGCCGCACAGTGTGTTCAGTTTGCAAATATCCAGCTGGTACACTTGCTTGCACTCTTATGTATGCGTGCTGTATTTCACAAACACCTTaggggaaataaaacaaatcttgATTCCTTGAGAGAGGAATAGAGGGATCCTGGTGTGTGTGTCCAGTGATTCATATTTTTCTCACCTCTTAGGAGGCCCATGAGGGGGTGGGCTCACAGTACGCACGTGGGGAGGCCTTTTCTGTGCTGAGGCACTGTGGCACTGCCTTTTGCTTAGGAGCGAGGTGctctggtgggtgggggagtgCTGCACTCCAGGGACCTAGGCTGACAAAGGCAAGTTCATGGATGACCAAAGCAAACTCAAGGGCTGCTGTGTTTGCCCACAAGAAATTTGACAAGGCGATAACACACAGCTCTTCCAGCTCTGCTGTCTGGACACAACTGAAGGTGAGCAGAGGCAAACCAAAATTCCCTGTCAGTGATGTCAGAATGTAGGCATGCTTGTTTTCCCAGGAGGCTCCCATGAACAGCAGGCAGCCTAGCACCCTGCCATGGCAGGCAGGCAAAGATATCTCATTAATGTGCCCCCAGAAGCACTCCTGGGGGGCCCAGGAAACTTTATAGCTGCTGGTTACACAGCTGTGTTCAATGTGTGCAAAAGTGGCCTGTACATTAAGATGTGTGCACTCTTCTGAATGTAACTTATGTTTTGATAAAAAGTTGACCTAAAATCACACTCCCCACAGGAAAGAGGCCCAGCTCCATGGAGTGGCATCCCAGACCTTGGTGATGATAATAGCAGCAAGAGCCACATTCAAGCAAGTCATTTGTTGAACACCTGCTGCACACAGGGCTTAAAGCTTTACAACAACCTTCGAGCAAAGAATAACCACCCCCAACTTACAGagggcaaactgaggctcagggaggttaagtcaGCCAAGGGAAGTCAGCTACTGTAAGGTCTGTCTCCAAGCTGGCACTGTTGTTTCCAGCTCTGCTAACctgctggggtgtgggggtgaAAACCACTGCAGGGGGTGGTAGAAACACGGACATTCTTTTTTGGAAGGGAAGACTGAGTGGAAGGCCTTTCAATGCCAACTGGCCCCTCCCATAGGCTCCCAGGACCACAGCCACTCGGGAGGATGCCACTCCACCTGTGAAATGAAGAACCAAGTCTGCGAGGACCCAAAGCACACTGAGGGGTTGGGAAGACCTTGGCATACATGCTTTTGCAAATCAAACACCCCAACAGGAAGGACTGGGTCGTAGCCATGATGCACTATGCACATCGTGGGTGCCAAGGGCCAGGTGGTGTCCCCACCTGGAAAGGAGCCTGCTCTGGTGAGTCAACTGCCAATGCCCCCTCCTCCTGAGGGTCTCCTCCACATCTGTTGCAGGCTCTCTTCTCACCATCTTCCAGGGGCCCTTAGGGTGACAGGCCAGTAGGGAAAGAAGATTCCTTCTAGCTACTGAGTGAGAAAAATAAGCCTtttgaaagaaagttttaaaCTGATTATGGGCCCACAATACTACAATGGGACAGCTGGGGATCATCAGGGGGAGGGGCCTCTCAGTAGCAGAGGGAGGGGTCCTGGGGAGATGCCAGGGCAGTGGGACCCTGGCCTCAGACAGCTTCCCTGAGGGAAGCTCTGGGGTTTGCGTGAAGTCACTCAGGCCTGAATGAGACTGTCAGAAGGAGAGGCAGAGTGTCCCCAAGACTTCCTGTTCCCTCGGATAGGATGTGTCCCCCATGTTCAAATTCACAAGCAATCCCTGGACGAGCTCAGCGTGCCTTGAACACACTCCTGTGGATGAATGTGGGTTTGTGCTGACCAACAAGTAACTCTTGCTGCCTGCGTCTACTTGTTCCTCAGTCCAGACAGCAAGAGTTTCAGGTGCAGACCCACAGTCACTTGGAGCGGGGGGGTCAGAGCAGCCACAGAGAACAAGACtatgctttgtctttttattattctttatttactGGTCCTACCAACATGACCCTTTACCCAGGCCCACTGTTCCTATGTGCACTGGTTTTGCAGACACTCACGCCGTATGTCTGGTGTCCCAAGTCGTGACTAATTTCTCCTTCCTATTCCTTTTTCATGCTGGGCCTTGTTTTCTCAGAATCTCaaggcatttttttgtttgtttgggtctGTGTAAAGGTTCCTTGGCAGGAGAACATGCATATGatcttaaaataaagacaatattcTGACACTAAGgtaatgcacagaaaaaaatacagtactCAGACATCATTGCAAATAAATACCCCATACAGATGAAGTTTTCGTAAATGTAACATTATTTCTTAAGAATCAACACTGTAAGAGAAGGTAAAAATAGGGGTCCCTACGACTAGGAATAAGAAATGCTTATTCCAGGAAACAGAACTCTTTCATTCCTGCTACgtatattattataatttgtcCTGAATTTTGAAGAAGGGAGGAGACTTCCTCTTCCTCCGCGGGTACCAATTCGATCATTCGCGCAACCTCGCTCAGCAAAGCAGGACGGGACGCGGACCTGGTTTGCTAAGGGGCTTCAGCGACTTCTGTTTCCTGAAACTGACAGTGATTAGTTACACCAAGCAAGAGAATACAGagcgtctctctctctctctctcatttgcaAAGAGCACTGCGGCtcaccctcaccccctgcccGCGGCCGACAGGGccggcgcccccgcccccgcctccgccTTCACAAACATGGCGTGCTATTCACACAGCTTGCTTAACTTGTCCCGCAAAGTCCATTCGGTTCCCAAAGCACACCCAAGGTTTGCGTTCACTTTCGTTTACTCAGCCCCTGAATCTGCAAGGATCTGCGCAGTAAAGCATCACTGACTAACAGAATTTTGTACAattgctgttttctttccctcgATGAAGACGCCCAGGCTCAGGTCTGAAGGTGCACACCTGTTCACACGGACGGGGCCACACAGGCCCCCAACATTCCCAACTAGCTCTTCACTGCCTGTTTTAGAATACACCAAGCTGGGACACCTCCCTTAACCGATGAAGGCACTGCTGGCAATGGTTACTAACAAAAAGGCGTTGAAATAGAACACCTTAAAAATCAACGACTGTAGGATTTTCTAAGTGTACCATAATTTGGCACAACAACCAGAGTAACAAAACAATTCCAATTTGGAATTTCACTGGTACAGTTGTATAAAATTCTGTTAATCAGTCATGCTTCACAATGTCCTAAAACCCAGAAAATTCTGGAATTTGTAGGTAATACTACTCATTCAATAATTTATCCTTTTGTCTTCAAGTGCCTTTTACTGCTTAACCAGAGCAAAGGTCAAGTTTTCTTCTTGTTACATTGAACTATTcctaagaataataataatacaatatgaAAAAACCCCAGAATCGGAATACCCTGGATTTCTTAATGAACATGGCatttaaaatctgtaatttcAAACACGAACCACAATGCCGTATGATCTAAACGGCTGCTGAACCACAGCGTGGATACAGTTAGCTGGGCTCCTTGCCGGGTTGAAGCCTTCACCTAAACAGCCTAGAGCTACACGCGAGAGGACACGTCTGTGTCCCGTGCTGATATCAGATCAACACACTACTGGGAGCTAAGACGGAGCGCTGCAGGACCACGAGACAGACTACGGCATCTGAGACCATCTCTATGCCAGGGATTAAAGAAGCAAATATAATATCAAAGTATCAAAAGTGCACAGGTTGATCAGATAAAAAAGGAGCGTGTGTAACAGGGAGACCCCAGTGGTGAGTGTTTCTAGAGGGTTCCTAAGCGAGCCTGGTGGTCGCCGTCCAAGCGGGTTCTTCAGCACTTGCACAAAGGCCTTTCCAAGCAGCAGCTGGCAGCATTCTCAacattaaagctttttttttttccctctgccattAAAAACTTGGGGAAtgctattttgaaaagaattgcaGTGGCATATCCAAAACCATTTCTAAGTGGACTTTTAGgctgcccttccttcctctgcgTGGGCCCAcgggaggggggaggggctgcagtgtGACAGGGCCGGCGGCCGAGTCCTCCCAGCAGCTACTCTACAGCTGGAAACGGGAGAAAACAAGACAGCGTTAGAACCTGTCAGGCAACTGAAGCTCTCACCAAGCCGTGAGGGCACAGGTGTGTTAGTTGGCAGCGGAGAAGACCTGCGTGTGTTAGCGGGGGGCCGCCAGCTCCAAGGGCCTCGTGAAGACCCGTTACGAGTCTGGAGGGAAGCGGCGTGCCGGGCTTGGCGAGGAGGGCAGAAGCAGTGTGCGGGGCCAGCGGGCAGCTGTGCCCCTGCAGGTCCCGTTTGCTGAAGGGGGATGGCCTGACACCTCAGGTGGAAGGGGAATCCAAGACCTGACATCCCATCAGCAAAGTGGCCGGGGGCTGGGGACGGGCACTTGGAAGGGAGGACACATATGGTCCATCCTACGCAGCTTCACCACCCTGGCGGTCTGCCAAACCCCAGTTGGTCTGGGCAGCGCCTGGAGTCTGCTGGGGACTGAGACACACTTGGCAACTGGGGAAGAGTGGAACGGGGGCAGACAGCTGTGTGTAGGGGCAACGCAAACTCCCCCTCTGGGCCACAGAGAGAGGAGGCAAGGACTTGCATCCAGGGAGACTGCAGCTTTACTGCTGGTGGCCCCCATGGATGACGTGACAAGGAGAGAAATACTGGGAGAGGTTCTGCTGCCAAAGCTCTGGTGTGGCTGCTGCCTCTGAGAACGGGGACATCCTGTGGCTGCCTTTCCCGCCTGTCACCACCCCTCGGAACTGCACTGACTGCCAAGAAGCATATCCTTCCCACTGTGAATCCGAGAACCAGCACAGGGTCCATGCAAGGCTCCTTTCCCACACTGGTCTGGGCTCAGGCGACAGCTATGGGACCCAGTCCCTCATTTCAGCCTGGCTCCCTGGCGACTCAGGGGGTTTCTAGAGCCCTGTTTCTTGGGAGTGTGAAGCCCCCCCGGAGGAAGGCCTGATAATGGGCAGAGGGTGAAAAAACCCACCCGAAAGCTGGGGACACCCTACGTACAAAAGGACAGAGGTCTGGCCAGGCACTTGGGAAGGTTTCCTTATTGAAAACAAACCCAGGCCTTTGGCTTGCCAACTGGTCACCTTGCAGGCCACCAGACAAGCATGCAGATCTCAGAAAGAGAAGCTGGGCTGCCGAGCTCTGGCCTCAGGGTGTGGCTAGGTGTGCCTGCGCCTCGAGCACGACCGGTGCCCAGTGCACGAGTGTGCCTGGGCTGGAGGACGCAGGGCTCAGGGCTGCTCTATCTCTGGGTTTGGGGAAAGGAATTCGGTACTTCTGTCCCAGATATGATTTGCAGCGAGATGCTGCACAAACTACAAAGTAATTCTCTCTGCAATCTGTGCCAAGCACAGAGCGTCCTCCGAGGCTGCACCTGGGATGCAGGCTGGAACCTCTAACACTGCTTTCTGGGAGCTGGCGCAGCACGACTGCATCAGACACATGCAGGGAACATGCAAGTCTCAATGCAGGTTCGGCCCCTCCCAGCGCGAGCCGACGGCACCTGGGCCCTGGGGGGCCACATCTTTGCCAGGACGCACGGCTCCAACCCCACCATGACTACTCCACTGAGAGCTGTGAAGGGTGGTCCTGAGGGGTGAGGAACAGACAGAGCTCGCGGTGTCCAGGTGGAGCAGCAGGCTGCCTCGGCTAAATTCTTCCCTCTGTGCGTTAGTCACGGTTAAGGCCAGCCTAGCACCATGGTCCCGCTGCTGCCGGGTTAGTTGAGGTGAAGCGGACAGGTGACGTGCGGCAGGTTAGCTGCAGCGGGCGACCTCGCAGCCCTAATCACAGTAAACGTTATACTTCTCGCCGCAGAGCACTTGGGCAGCGAGCCCGGCACCCTCAGCCCTGTCACTAGCGCAGGCGCAGGTGTGACTTACGCTCGGGGTGCCAGGCTTGGCCTTGGAGGTGGCCTTGGCACGGCCCCGCCGGGTCTGCTCATGGTCCAGCTCGAGCAGTTCCAGCCGCTGGGTCAGCGCCAGCTTCTGCTGGATGGCCATGCGCAGCAGCGAGTTGAGTGTCTTCTTCTCGTCCTCGGCAGCTGCCAGCTGCCGCTGCATCTCATCCAACTGCGTGATGTACTCGTCACACCTGTGGGGGTGCAAGAGGCGAGCGCGTGGCTGAAGGACCTGGGAGAGCCAGCAGAGTGTAACCTCCAGGTGGCCAAGGGGCAGCAGGCTAGAGGTGTGGTATCACCTGGCTCTCAGGCTGTGGGGATGAACCTGAGAGCAGGACTTGGTCCTGGAACAGCCCATGCACACGTAGGTGCTTAGTAAGTCTGGGACAAGTGGCCAACCAGAGCCTGGGAGAGGCACACGTGGATGCCACAAACAGCCCCATTTTGGCATCTGCTGAACCGTGACATGTGCCCCCATGCGGATAAGGAGCTGGGTCTGtccctggaggagggagtgtgGCCTGGGTGGAGGGGGCGTTGGGTGTGCCCACCTTACACCCCGTCCACGGGCCATCAGCAAGCTTAATCCTTGCCCAGAAGTCTGCAATCTCAGTTCCACCTGAGAAGCCAGGCTTTTAAATCAAACGATGTAAGGAAGCAAGGGTCAACACAGCATGTGCTGAAGGACCGACTCACTGGGAGCTCTTCCCCAAGCATTCTGCCCCGGAGGAGAGAAAGCTTCCAGAGAGGCCtggaagtttctttctttgtctttgctcCTCTCCCCCACATCACTGAAATGCAGGGCATGTCCAGCACCCTGACACGAGGTGAAGCAGGCCCTGAGCTCAGTTCTAACCCTGTTTAACCCAGAGCCTCAGCCTTCCTACCCTGGAGGATGTGCCAGGACCATCAGGGGACACCCCTCCATGTCCCCCTGACATTGGCCAGCAGGTGGCGCCGCAATCCTCTGAATAGGGAAATGCCCAGAACCAGGTTTCAAAGCAGCCTCCACTTCCCCAGGTTTCCGGGCCACAGGACTGGCCTAAGGCAAGCTGCTGCCCACCACCTTACAAACTCCAACTGGCAGGATCAGAGGGGGAACACTGGGGCCCAGGACTGCTGGGATGGGAGCCTTCCTTCTAAACCTACAAACTTCTCACCAAGTTCTAGGGGGCAAACTCCTCATCTGTCAGTTACTGACCTCAAATACAGCTTGTGTAACTTGCCCACCTGTTTCCCCTTCGAAGCTCATGCCTCCAGCCTGGCCACTAGGGACCTGGCCTCTTAACCTTTTGCTTCCAACTTTCTCACGTCACGTGCAAAGAGGAGACAAAATTGGGGCCCCTGGATTTTCACCAACAGCAGAAATGTGATTTCCCACAGGGCCAGGCTCCCGGGCTGCTGAGCAGCGACAGGAACGGTACGTGTTACCTGGTGGCGAACATGGCACGCAGCGAGGAGAAGGTGGCCGCGTCCTCCTTCAGAGCCTTGAGCTCGTTGCGCAGCTTCATCATGGTCTCGGTCACCATGGCCTTCTCGTTCTCGTACTTGCTCTTCAGGTTGGTGAGGGCCACCTCTGCCGTCTGGGGGTCAGAGAAGCAGAAGATGGGCAGGGGACAGGTGCAAGGGAAGCCCTGCTGCCTCGATGAGTGCCCGGACCAGGGCCCCAGCTAGCCTGCGGCCCCTCAAgaccccggcccctccccacagCGCTGAGTGACATTTCCTCACGTCCTTCCTGGAGCAGCAGGACcagcacggggtgggggtggggggccagggagggtgaggaacgccccgccccgcccgctgGCCCACGCCTGCTGGACCCGAGCGCCATGCACACCTGCTTGTTGGCCTTGAGCACCGTGCGCAGCGTGGTGATCTGCTCCCGCTTGGTGCTGAGCAGCGACTTCAGCTTCAGGATCTCCTCCATGAGCGCCTCCCGGTCCTTGTCTGCTGCGGGGCCCAGCTCCTGAGAGGCCAGGCGCTGCCGGGACAGCTCCGTGGTTCGGTCCACGGCTGCCTGCAGGTGCCGTATCTGGTCACGGATGATGGCGATCAGGTTGTAGATGTTCATGGGCTCCCGGCGCGGGTCACTCAGAGGCGAGGGCAGTGAGGAGCCAGGGGAGGGACTGCCGTCCCTGGCCCCCTCTGTGGCTGGCGGGCCCTTGGGCAGGGCCGGGGAGTGGCGCCCGCGGGCCTCAGGGTTCTCACGGTAGTAGTCCAGCACCACAGCGGGCGGGCGTCTCGTTGTTGCACATGCACACGTGGTGGTACAGGCTGGCCAGCTCCTCGCTGAAGGTCACCAGCTCGTCCTGCGCCACGCTCAGACTGCCTTGGGTCTCGCCCGCGACGTCACTCACCTTCTTCAGCTCCGTCTGCAGCCGGGCCAGCAGCTCACGGTCCTGGCGGCTGGCCTTCTCCAACAGAGAGACCTTCTCAGTGAGCGCCTGGCTCTCGGCCTCATGACGGCCCTTCTCCTCGGCGCGCTGGGCCTCGCCGGCCTCGTGCGCGCTGCGCAGGGTCTTCAGCTGCTCCCGGAGCTCACCGGCCTCGGCCAGGGCCACGCGGTACTTGCAGGCCAGGATCTCGGGCCCGTTGATGTCCACCTCATAGTAGTCGCCATCCTCATGGCTGTCTCGCTCCTTCTCGCTGTCCAGGGCCGTCCGGCGCTCCTTGCTGGCCTGCAGGCGCCGCAGGGCACTCAGGTTCTCCGTCAGGCGGCTCACTTCCTCGTGCTGCTCCGACAGGGCCCCTCGTGCCTGCTCCAGCTGCTTCTGAGTGTCCTGCAGGGTCGCCAGCAGGCCCACCTTCTCTCGCTCCATCTGCGAAGGCACAGAAAGAGGCCCGTCAACAGCCCACAGGCGTCCCTGCGCTCAGAGGGCCTCGGACAGTCCCAGCAGTGACCACAGCCAAGCCAAAACCATCACCCTGCTAGCCTCTGGCAAATTCGGGTGGGATGTCACACGTGGGGCTGTGATGGCTCCTTCCCTCCAGACGCCTGCGGGGATGAGTGACCCCCTCCTCAAAGACATGCAGCAAACCAAGGGACCAGGCTGAAGACCTTGGGGTTCTGCTCAGCTGGGGCAGGAAACCCTGATGTGACCTGTCTAtaggacacagcacaggaaaccCTATGTGGGCTCTTCAGAGGGACATAAGAAAACCTCTGGCAGTGCCCAAACTTCAATCTTGTAATCAGAAGCCTACTTCCCTGGGCACCTTCCACCTGCAATGCTCTTCTACTTAACAGTAATGCAGTATTTAAACTAAGTATAAGTAAAAGAAGGTGCACCACACCGGCAGAGTGTCAAGCAAGTGCTGTCCGGGTGGCCAGCACCATGGGCGGGCAGGactggaggcagggatggggaatGCGGGCCCAAGGCCCAAGGCTGTGATGAGATCCAGGCTGGGTGGGATCCCCGTGCCACCTGCCCACTCACCTGCATTAGCTGCTGCTTCAGCTTCTGGATCTCAGAGATGTTGAGCTCGCTGAGGAGGTCGGAAAcgaggctgggggagggcggTGGGAGGCCGTCCTTGGTGGGCGTGGAGGTCTTGTTGTCCAGTGGCAGCTTGGCGAGGCCGCCATGCTCGAAGCCGTTGGCCAGGGCCTCGGCGTCGTCAGTGAGCTTGAGGCCGTCCAGGGACACGTGCAGGTGGCTGGTGTACAGGGAGTCGTTGATGCTCATGTAGT
It encodes the following:
- the BICD2 gene encoding LOW QUALITY PROTEIN: protein bicaudal D homolog 2 (The sequence of the model RefSeq protein was modified relative to this genomic sequence to represent the inferred CDS: deleted 1 base in 1 codon) gives rise to the protein MSAPSEEEEYARLVMEAQPEWLRAEVKRLSHELAETTREKIQAAEYGLAVLEEKHQLKLQFEELEVDYEAIRGEMEQLKEAFGQAHTNHKKVAADGESREESLIQESASKEQYYVRKVLELQTELKQLRNVLANTQSENERLASVAQELKEINQNVELQRGRLRDDIKEYKFREARLLQDYSELEEENIGLQKQVSVLRQNQVEFEGLKHEIKRLEEETEYLNSQLEDAIRLKEISERQLEEALETLKTEREQKNSLRKELSHYMSINDSLYTSHLHVSLDGLKLTDDAEALANGFEHGGLAKLPLDNKTSTPTKDGLPPPSPSLVSDLLSELNISEIQKLKQQLMQMEREKVGLLATLQDTQKQLEQARGALSEQHEEVSRLTENLSALRRLQASKERRTALDSEKERDSHEDGDYYEVDINGPEILACKYRVALAEAGELREQLKTLRSAHEAGEAQRAEEKGRHEAESQALTEKVSLLEKASRQDRELLARLQTELKKVSDVAGETQGSLSVAQDELVTFSEELASLYHHVCMCNNETPARVVLDYYRENPEARGRHSPALPKGPPATEGARDGSPSPGSSLPSPLSDPRREPMNIYNLIAIIRDQIRHLQAAVDRTTELSRQRLASQELGPAADKDREALMEEILKLKSLLSTKREQITTLRTVLKANKQTAEVALTNLKSKYENEKAMVTETMMKLRNELKALKEDAATFSSLRAMFATRCDEYITQLDEMQRQLAAAEDEKKTLNSLLRMAIQQKLALTQRLELLELDHEQTRRGRAKATSKAKPGTPSL